A region of Streptomyces sp. NBC_00654 DNA encodes the following proteins:
- a CDS encoding cellulose synthase catalytic subunit translates to MSVCHLPQPPSDDELYWYFGPQRRWVLVSSSLAFVFTAATMFTFALRTPALWAFLAVLGLNVVALVLSSLNSLRQRRLTRQSHDVLVRAWQPAELPGVDLYLPTCGEPLPVLANAYRAVAAVDWPGALTVWVLDDADRPEVAALAAEHGYTYVVRPDRGHLKKAGNLNHALTLSGSEFIAILDADFAPRPDFLRHLVPYLADPAVGIVQSPQCFDTDEGMDWIQRAAGSAQEWFFRWIQPSRDASDAAICCGSNAVYRRSAIDLAGGFAPLDHSEDLYTGLALYERGFRTQYVPVLVAKGTSPDHVTAFVNQQYRWAMGNLHLLGTPVLRRMRAPWRMRLCFYEGIVGYLATAVNTFAAPLPPLVMMFLYPDHIRPWHVLPLLAPLWLWHVLLPRVSRTRWRVEVIRANVLTSVAAATAFLHTLRGRSAAWVPTGARGTGTRGGMARRVVGVSLGWLVVSNGAAAAGLALAVARNGWEPNWGLGLYLLVQCQINVPLIRDLLAELRTPAKATDRAARRNARRSARRDVQQSARHDARRDIRRDARLSAGRNASRNPVRNTGRNPGRVPGRSASPGRSASPVVTRLRVPTGMLPRRWPETLAATAVLLLTGLLASGLVNPMLPWLS, encoded by the coding sequence ATGAGCGTGTGTCACCTTCCGCAACCACCTTCCGACGACGAGCTCTACTGGTACTTCGGCCCACAGCGCCGTTGGGTCCTGGTCAGCAGTTCACTCGCCTTCGTGTTCACGGCGGCGACGATGTTCACCTTCGCGCTCCGGACACCCGCCCTGTGGGCGTTCCTCGCGGTCCTCGGCCTGAATGTCGTGGCCCTCGTCCTCTCCTCACTGAACAGCCTTCGCCAGCGCCGGCTGACCCGGCAGTCGCACGACGTACTCGTGCGCGCCTGGCAGCCCGCCGAGCTGCCCGGAGTCGATCTCTATCTGCCGACCTGCGGGGAGCCGCTGCCCGTCCTCGCCAACGCCTACCGCGCCGTCGCCGCCGTGGACTGGCCCGGGGCACTGACCGTCTGGGTGCTGGACGACGCCGACCGGCCCGAGGTCGCCGCGCTCGCCGCCGAGCACGGCTACACCTATGTCGTCCGGCCCGACCGGGGGCACCTGAAGAAGGCGGGCAACCTCAACCACGCGCTCACCCTCAGCGGTTCGGAGTTCATCGCGATCCTGGACGCCGACTTCGCACCCCGGCCGGACTTCCTGCGCCACCTCGTCCCGTATCTGGCCGATCCCGCTGTCGGCATCGTGCAGAGCCCGCAGTGCTTCGACACCGACGAGGGCATGGACTGGATCCAGCGGGCCGCCGGATCGGCGCAGGAGTGGTTCTTCCGCTGGATCCAGCCGTCGCGCGACGCGAGCGACGCCGCCATCTGCTGCGGCAGCAACGCCGTCTACCGGCGCAGCGCGATCGACCTGGCGGGCGGCTTCGCCCCGCTCGACCACAGCGAGGACCTGTACACCGGACTCGCCCTGTACGAACGGGGGTTCCGCACCCAGTACGTGCCGGTACTGGTGGCCAAGGGCACCTCCCCGGACCATGTCACCGCCTTCGTCAACCAGCAGTACCGCTGGGCGATGGGGAACCTGCATCTGCTCGGGACACCCGTGCTGCGGCGGATGCGGGCGCCCTGGCGGATGCGGCTGTGCTTCTACGAGGGCATCGTCGGCTACCTGGCCACCGCGGTGAACACCTTCGCGGCACCGCTGCCGCCGCTGGTCATGATGTTCCTGTACCCGGACCACATCCGCCCCTGGCACGTGCTTCCGCTCCTCGCGCCGCTCTGGCTCTGGCATGTGCTGCTGCCGCGCGTCAGCCGTACCCGCTGGCGTGTGGAGGTGATCCGCGCCAACGTCCTCACGAGCGTCGCCGCCGCGACCGCGTTCCTGCACACCCTGCGGGGCCGCAGCGCCGCCTGGGTACCCACCGGCGCACGCGGCACCGGCACCCGGGGCGGGATGGCCCGCCGGGTGGTGGGCGTCTCGCTGGGCTGGCTCGTCGTGTCCAACGGAGCCGCCGCGGCCGGACTCGCGCTGGCCGTCGCCCGCAACGGCTGGGAGCCCAACTGGGGCCTGGGGCTGTACCTCCTGGTGCAGTGCCAGATCAATGTGCCGCTGATCCGGGACCTGCTGGCCGAGCTGCGTACGCCGGCGAAGGCCACGGACCGGGCGGCCCGCAGGAACGCACGACGGTCCGCACGCCGTGACGTACAACAGTCCGCGCGCCATGACGCACGCCGTGACATCCGCCGTGACGCCCGACTGTCCGCAGGCCGGAACGCCAGCCGGAACCCGGTCCGGAACACAGGCCGGAACCCGGGCCGGGTCCCCGGCCGGTCCGCGAGCCCCGGCCGGTCCGCGAGCCCCGTCGTCACCCGGCTCCGCGTCCCGACCGGCATGCTCCCCCGGCGCTGGCCCGAGACCCTCGCCGCCACCGCCGTCCTTCTCCTGACCGGCCTGCTCGCTTCCGGGCTCGTCAACCCGATGCTCCCCTGGCTGAGTTGA
- a CDS encoding acyltransferase family protein, protein MPFPVTPRRRRNGVPPGAPPTAGPAGPTGPTGPGGESGPSPHRSTFRPDIEGLRAVAVLAVLAFHAGIPGMAGGFVGVDVFFVISGYLITGLLVREAITTGRIRLGDFFSRRARRLLPSAAVVLAAVAVAGAWLTVPLRRTDLEYDVVAAALSVANWRFVSQQTDYLAAGHGQSPLLHFWSLAVEEQFYLFWAPLLAVIVIGAARAVRRGRAVRGVVALVTAVLALGSFALSLHWTGSSVSLAYLGTPSRVWQFGAGALLALLPWHLMRGPRPLRLLCGWAGAGAIVWCVLSYDASTPYPGYAALVPTLATAAVILAAIPGRGERLAEGPYGVGRLLAGRAPRAVGRLSYNLYLWHWPVLVLAEARFGVLGWPARTALTLASALPALATLRWVEQPLRRSRTVSELPRRGLAVGVSAIILPVVLALVVGTTTLRLLGPATPVDLRGLPPGAAAGPSLLARDAGAPLAGGPVVPNPVQARKDFPPDGACEVAPAVTRSPECLFGATDSPDRIVLLGDSHAGQWFSPMLALAAERGWALQELVKQGCPLPRLTVDSPQLGRVYRECDVWRADALERLREQPKPRLIVISSLNRYTADPGLLADGWEKTLKPLRALGVPIVYIEDTPVPGTDVPACVSGSPGDPGACAFARKDAVPADPLARRIASGALPGVRSISVNPVLCPGNGPDCPAVRDRVLLYRDDAHLTNAAAVVLAPRLERLLGEAGALPVPGVSGTPAPSGPAAPGAGGWTELLRDDFDGPAGSRPSAAHWQYDLGTCYPGCPAPQWGTGEIETMTDSADNVRLDGRGALEIVPTRKAGEWSSGRIETRRSDFAPPTGGVLRIEASIALPDVTGAGAAGYWPAFWTLGAPLRDGYTGWPGVGELDIMESVNGRDTVFGSMHCGVMEGGPCEEPVGRTSGPQPCPGCRTEFHSYAVEVDRSPGAEEVRWYLDGRAYHRVTAASMDAGTWKRAVDHGVFLILNVAVGGKLPLADGAAPGPATEPGHPMRVDHVTVSARKGVAAGR, encoded by the coding sequence ATGCCGTTCCCCGTGACCCCGCGCCGGCGCCGCAACGGCGTCCCGCCCGGCGCACCTCCCACCGCCGGTCCCGCCGGTCCCACCGGTCCCACCGGTCCAGGCGGCGAATCCGGGCCGAGCCCGCACCGGTCCACGTTCCGGCCCGACATCGAGGGCCTGCGCGCGGTGGCCGTGCTCGCGGTCCTCGCCTTCCACGCCGGGATACCCGGCATGGCGGGCGGGTTCGTCGGGGTGGACGTCTTCTTCGTCATCTCCGGCTACCTGATCACCGGACTGCTGGTCCGGGAGGCGATCACCACCGGCCGGATCCGGCTCGGCGACTTCTTCTCCCGCCGCGCCCGGCGGCTGCTGCCCTCGGCCGCCGTGGTGCTCGCCGCCGTGGCGGTGGCCGGTGCCTGGCTGACCGTACCGCTGCGGCGGACCGACCTGGAGTACGACGTCGTGGCGGCGGCGCTGTCCGTCGCCAACTGGCGGTTCGTCTCCCAGCAGACCGACTACCTCGCCGCCGGGCACGGCCAGAGCCCGTTGCTGCACTTCTGGTCCCTCGCGGTGGAGGAGCAGTTCTATCTGTTCTGGGCCCCGCTGCTGGCGGTGATCGTGATCGGTGCGGCCCGCGCGGTCCGCCGGGGACGGGCGGTACGCGGTGTCGTGGCCCTGGTCACGGCGGTACTGGCGCTCGGCTCGTTCGCCCTGTCCCTGCACTGGACCGGCTCCTCCGTCTCACTGGCGTACCTCGGGACGCCCTCGCGGGTCTGGCAGTTCGGGGCCGGGGCGCTGCTCGCCCTGCTGCCCTGGCACCTGATGCGCGGGCCGCGCCCGCTGCGTCTGCTGTGCGGCTGGGCCGGGGCCGGGGCGATCGTCTGGTGCGTCCTGTCGTACGACGCGAGCACCCCGTACCCCGGGTACGCCGCGCTCGTGCCGACCCTGGCCACGGCGGCCGTCATCCTGGCCGCGATCCCCGGCCGGGGCGAGCGCCTCGCCGAGGGGCCGTACGGGGTGGGGCGGCTGCTGGCGGGGCGCGCACCGCGTGCGGTCGGGCGGCTCTCCTACAACCTCTATCTGTGGCACTGGCCCGTGCTCGTACTGGCCGAAGCCCGGTTCGGGGTGCTCGGCTGGCCCGCGCGGACCGCGCTGACCCTGGCATCGGCGCTGCCCGCGCTGGCCACCCTGCGCTGGGTGGAGCAGCCGCTGCGCCGCAGCCGTACGGTGTCCGAACTGCCCCGGCGCGGGCTGGCGGTGGGCGTCTCGGCGATCATCCTCCCGGTGGTGCTGGCGCTGGTGGTGGGCACCACGACGCTCCGGCTGCTGGGCCCGGCCACCCCGGTCGATCTGCGAGGGCTTCCGCCGGGTGCCGCCGCCGGGCCCTCGCTGCTGGCCCGGGACGCCGGTGCGCCGCTCGCCGGCGGGCCCGTGGTGCCCAACCCCGTACAGGCGCGGAAGGACTTCCCGCCGGACGGCGCCTGCGAGGTCGCGCCCGCCGTGACCCGCAGCCCCGAGTGCCTGTTCGGCGCGACGGACAGCCCGGACCGGATCGTGCTGCTCGGCGACTCGCACGCCGGGCAGTGGTTCTCCCCGATGCTCGCGCTGGCCGCCGAACGCGGCTGGGCGCTCCAGGAGTTGGTGAAGCAGGGCTGCCCGCTGCCCCGGCTCACGGTGGACAGTCCCCAGTTGGGCCGCGTCTACCGGGAGTGCGACGTCTGGCGGGCGGACGCGCTGGAGCGGCTGCGGGAGCAGCCGAAGCCCAGGCTCATCGTGATCTCCTCGCTCAACCGCTACACCGCCGACCCCGGACTCCTCGCGGACGGCTGGGAGAAGACGCTGAAGCCGCTGCGCGCGCTCGGGGTGCCGATCGTCTACATCGAGGACACCCCCGTACCCGGTACGGACGTCCCCGCGTGTGTCTCCGGCAGCCCCGGGGACCCGGGCGCGTGCGCGTTCGCCCGGAAGGACGCCGTGCCGGCCGATCCGCTGGCCCGGCGGATCGCGTCGGGCGCGCTGCCCGGCGTACGGAGCATCAGCGTGAACCCCGTGCTGTGCCCGGGGAACGGGCCGGACTGCCCCGCCGTACGGGACAGGGTCCTGCTCTACCGGGACGACGCCCATCTGACCAATGCGGCCGCCGTCGTGCTGGCTCCCCGGCTGGAGCGGCTGCTCGGCGAGGCCGGGGCGCTGCCCGTACCCGGGGTATCGGGAACGCCCGCGCCGAGCGGCCCCGCCGCCCCCGGGGCCGGCGGCTGGACCGAGCTGTTGCGCGACGACTTCGACGGTCCGGCGGGCAGCCGCCCGTCCGCCGCGCACTGGCAGTACGACCTCGGCACCTGCTACCCGGGCTGCCCCGCGCCGCAGTGGGGCACGGGGGAGATCGAGACCATGACCGACTCGGCCGACAACGTCCGGCTCGACGGGAGGGGCGCGCTGGAGATCGTCCCCACCAGGAAGGCGGGCGAGTGGAGTTCGGGCCGGATCGAGACCCGGCGCTCCGACTTCGCGCCGCCGACCGGCGGGGTGCTGCGGATCGAGGCGTCGATCGCGCTGCCGGATGTCACGGGGGCCGGGGCGGCGGGCTACTGGCCGGCCTTCTGGACCCTGGGCGCGCCGTTGCGTGACGGCTACACGGGGTGGCCGGGGGTCGGGGAGCTGGACATCATGGAGTCCGTCAACGGCCGGGACACCGTCTTCGGCAGCATGCACTGCGGTGTCATGGAGGGCGGCCCCTGCGAGGAGCCGGTGGGGCGGACGTCCGGGCCGCAGCCGTGCCCCGGCTGCCGTACGGAGTTCCACTCGTACGCCGTCGAGGTCGACCGCTCCCCCGGCGCGGAGGAGGTCCGCTGGTATCTGGACGGGCGTGCGTACCACCGGGTGACGGCCGCCTCGATGGACGCCGGTACCTGGAAGCGGGCGGTGGACCACGGGGTGTTCCTGATCCTGAACGTGGCCGTCGGCGGCAAGCTCCCGCTCGCGGACGGGGCGGCTCCCGGACCGGCCACCGAGCCCGGCCACCCGATGCGCGTCGACCACGTCACCGTCTCGGCCCGAAAGGGGGTCGCCGCCGGGCGGTAG
- a CDS encoding DUF418 domain-containing protein yields MAVTHSRQEPAAPLRQRIVEVDALRGFALCGIFLANVMVMSGIEGTRGGGPLTDGVHYTALWLVTMFVHTKFYLLFSFLFGYSFTLQMTSAERDGARFAPRTLRRLLGLFVLGVLHAALLYPGDILTTYAVLGLILFAARDAGPARMWRAALWVYGAVAALYLLAAAGVALLDPADDGEAAEIAARAADLTAAYRGGAGDVLRANIGSWPDILVGLFMMGGMVVTAFLVGYAAGKRRLLTGLVGRTDRLRRILLVGLLVGLPGGALMAAGTVGPMSARWEIPMFVVGMVTAPALTAAYASGLLLWFTTPRGAALAARLAPAGRMALTNYLTQSLAMALVFTGYGAALYGRVGAATVLAGALLFYVCQLAVSARLMRRHRLGPVEWLLRAMTLWGRPGRRPARPHA; encoded by the coding sequence ATGGCCGTCACACACTCGCGCCAGGAACCGGCCGCACCCCTGCGGCAGCGGATCGTGGAGGTCGACGCCCTGCGCGGCTTCGCGCTCTGCGGGATCTTCCTCGCCAACGTCATGGTGATGTCGGGGATCGAGGGCACGCGCGGCGGCGGCCCGCTCACCGATGGTGTGCACTACACCGCGCTGTGGCTGGTCACGATGTTCGTGCACACCAAGTTCTACCTGCTGTTCTCGTTCCTCTTCGGCTACAGCTTCACGCTCCAGATGACCTCGGCCGAACGCGACGGCGCCCGCTTCGCACCGCGGACGCTGCGCCGGCTCCTCGGCCTGTTCGTCCTCGGTGTCCTGCACGCCGCCCTGCTCTACCCCGGCGACATCCTCACCACGTACGCCGTGCTCGGCCTGATCCTGTTCGCCGCCCGCGACGCCGGCCCGGCCAGGATGTGGCGCGCCGCCCTGTGGGTGTACGGGGCCGTGGCCGCCCTCTACCTGCTCGCCGCGGCGGGCGTCGCGCTGCTGGACCCGGCCGACGACGGCGAGGCCGCCGAAATCGCCGCGCGGGCCGCCGACCTGACCGCCGCCTACCGGGGCGGCGCGGGTGATGTGCTCCGCGCGAACATCGGGTCCTGGCCGGACATCCTGGTCGGGCTGTTCATGATGGGCGGCATGGTCGTCACCGCGTTCCTGGTCGGCTACGCGGCGGGCAAGCGCCGCCTGCTCACCGGCCTCGTCGGCCGCACCGACCGGCTGCGCCGGATCCTCCTGGTGGGACTCCTCGTGGGCCTGCCCGGCGGGGCGCTCATGGCGGCGGGCACGGTCGGGCCGATGTCCGCCCGCTGGGAGATCCCGATGTTCGTCGTCGGCATGGTGACCGCCCCGGCGCTGACCGCCGCCTACGCGAGCGGCCTCCTGCTCTGGTTCACCACCCCGCGCGGCGCGGCACTCGCCGCCCGGCTCGCCCCGGCGGGCCGGATGGCCCTGACCAACTACCTGACGCAGTCGCTCGCCATGGCCCTGGTCTTCACCGGCTACGGGGCCGCGCTGTACGGCAGGGTGGGCGCGGCCACCGTCCTGGCCGGGGCGCTGCTCTTCTACGTCTGCCAACTCGCCGTGTCAGCCCGGCTGATGCGGCGCCACCGGCTCGGCCCGGTGGAGTGGCTGCTGCGCGCGATGACGCTGTGGGGCCGGCCCGGACGACGGCCGGCCCGGCCCCACGCGTAG
- a CDS encoding TetR/AcrR family transcriptional regulator, producing the protein MSTHAAARVAAPTRREQILREAARLFAERGFHGVGVDEIGAAVGISGPGLYRHFPGKDAMLAELLVGISERLLEGGRLRVSQDAADGDGSPRALLDALIEGHIDFALDDRPLITLHDRELDRLRDTDRKRVRRLQRQYVEVWVGVVRELYPDVAEDEARVTVHAVFGLLNSTPHLARPEALPDRAATAALLHRLARGAFEAAAAPR; encoded by the coding sequence ATGAGCACCCATGCCGCCGCCCGCGTCGCGGCTCCGACCCGCCGCGAGCAGATCCTCCGGGAGGCCGCCCGCCTCTTCGCCGAGCGCGGCTTCCACGGCGTCGGCGTCGACGAGATAGGGGCCGCCGTCGGGATCAGCGGCCCCGGTCTGTACCGCCACTTCCCCGGGAAGGACGCGATGCTCGCCGAGCTGCTGGTGGGCATCAGCGAGCGCCTGCTGGAGGGCGGCCGGCTCCGTGTGTCGCAGGACGCGGCCGACGGGGACGGCTCCCCCCGGGCCCTGCTCGACGCGCTCATCGAGGGGCACATCGACTTCGCTCTGGACGACCGCCCCCTGATCACCCTCCACGACCGTGAGCTGGACCGGCTGCGCGACACGGACCGCAAGCGGGTGCGCCGGCTCCAGCGCCAGTACGTCGAGGTCTGGGTCGGCGTCGTCCGCGAGCTCTACCCGGACGTTGCCGAGGACGAGGCCCGGGTCACCGTCCACGCCGTCTTCGGCCTGCTGAACTCCACCCCGCACCTGGCCCGCCCCGAGGCCCTTCCCGACCGTGCGGCGACGGCGGCGCTGCTGCACCGGCTGGCACGCGGAGCGTTCGAGGCGGCGGCCGCTCCGCGCTAG
- a CDS encoding carboxyl transferase domain-containing protein: protein MQQAPVLASAADPASEAWQANEAAHHALAGELRTRLATARLGGGEKARARHVARGKLLPRERVDTLLDPGSPFLELAPLAAEGLYGGAAPAAGVIAGIGRVSGRECVIVANDATVKGGTYYPMTVKKHLRAQEVALENRLPCLYLVDSGGAFLPMQDEVFPDRDHFGRIFYNQARMSGAGIPQIAAVLGSCTAGGAYVPAMSDEAVIVRNQGTIFLGGPPLVKAATGEVVTAEELGGGEVHSRTSGVTDHLAEDDAHALRIVRNIVATLPERGALPWSVRPAEEPKVDPAGLYGAVPVDSRTPYDVREVIARVVDGSRFQEFKAEYGTTLITGFARIHGHPVGIVANNGILFSESAQKGAHFIELCDQRGIPLVFLQNISGFMVGRDYEAGGIAKHGAKMVTAVACTRVPKLTVVVGGSYGAGNYSMCGRAYSPRFLWMWPNAKISVMGGEQAASVLATVKRDQLGDDWSAEDEDAFKAPIREQYETQGNAYYATARLWDDGVIDPLDTRQVLGLALTACANAPLPQKDPAGPGFGVFRM from the coding sequence ATGCAGCAGGCACCGGTCCTGGCGAGCGCGGCCGATCCCGCCTCGGAGGCCTGGCAGGCCAACGAGGCGGCGCATCACGCGCTCGCCGGAGAGCTGCGCACGCGGCTCGCCACGGCACGGCTCGGCGGGGGTGAGAAGGCCCGCGCCCGGCATGTGGCGCGCGGCAAGCTGCTGCCCCGGGAGCGGGTGGACACCCTGCTCGACCCGGGCTCGCCCTTCCTGGAGCTGGCCCCGCTGGCCGCCGAGGGGCTGTACGGGGGCGCCGCCCCGGCGGCCGGGGTGATCGCCGGAATCGGGCGGGTCAGCGGCCGGGAGTGCGTGATCGTCGCCAACGACGCCACGGTCAAGGGCGGCACGTACTACCCGATGACCGTGAAGAAGCACCTCCGCGCCCAGGAGGTGGCGCTGGAGAACCGGCTGCCGTGCCTGTATCTGGTCGACTCGGGCGGGGCCTTCCTGCCGATGCAGGACGAGGTGTTCCCCGACCGGGACCACTTCGGGCGGATCTTCTACAACCAGGCCCGGATGTCGGGGGCCGGCATCCCGCAGATCGCGGCGGTGCTCGGGTCCTGCACGGCGGGCGGGGCGTACGTCCCCGCGATGAGCGACGAGGCCGTCATCGTCCGCAACCAGGGCACGATCTTCCTCGGCGGTCCGCCGCTGGTGAAGGCGGCGACCGGTGAGGTCGTCACGGCCGAGGAGCTGGGCGGCGGCGAGGTCCACTCCCGTACGTCGGGGGTCACCGACCATCTCGCGGAGGACGACGCGCACGCGCTGCGGATCGTCCGGAACATCGTGGCCACCCTGCCGGAGCGCGGGGCGCTCCCCTGGTCCGTACGGCCGGCCGAGGAGCCGAAGGTCGACCCCGCAGGTCTGTACGGGGCGGTGCCGGTCGACTCCCGGACGCCCTACGACGTGCGCGAGGTGATCGCCCGGGTCGTGGACGGCTCGCGGTTCCAGGAGTTCAAGGCGGAGTACGGCACGACGCTGATCACCGGCTTCGCCCGTATCCACGGCCACCCGGTCGGCATCGTCGCCAACAACGGCATCCTGTTCTCCGAGTCCGCCCAGAAGGGCGCGCACTTCATCGAGCTGTGCGACCAGCGCGGCATCCCGCTCGTCTTCCTCCAGAACATCTCCGGCTTCATGGTCGGCCGGGACTACGAGGCGGGCGGCATCGCCAAGCACGGCGCGAAGATGGTCACGGCGGTGGCCTGCACACGGGTGCCGAAGCTGACCGTGGTGGTCGGCGGGTCCTACGGGGCGGGCAACTACTCCATGTGCGGCCGGGCCTACAGCCCCCGCTTCCTGTGGATGTGGCCCAACGCCAAGATCTCCGTGATGGGCGGGGAGCAGGCCGCCTCCGTCCTGGCGACCGTCAAGCGCGACCAGCTCGGCGACGACTGGAGCGCCGAGGACGAGGACGCCTTCAAGGCGCCGATCCGCGAGCAGTACGAGACCCAGGGCAACGCGTACTACGCCACCGCCCGGCTCTGGGACGACGGTGTGATCGACCCGCTGGACACCCGCCAGGTGCTGGGGCTCGCACTGACGGCCTGCGCCAACGCCCCGCTGCCCCAGAAGGACCCGGCCGGGCCCGGCTTCGGCGTCTTCCGGATGTGA
- a CDS encoding acetyl/propionyl/methylcrotonyl-CoA carboxylase subunit alpha, translating to MTMFDTVLVANRGEIAVRVIRTLRELGVRSVAVFSDADADARHVREADTAVRIGPAPAAQSYLSVDALLDAARRTGAQAVHPGYGFLAENADFARACTDAGLVFIGPPASAISLMGDKIRAKETVAAAGVPVVPGSSGSGLTDAQLAAAAREIAMPVLLKPSAGGGGKGMRLVRDEALLAEEIAAARREARASFGDDTLLVERWIDRPRHIEIQVLADAHGQVVHLGERECSLQRRHQKIIEEAPSVLLTEETRAAMGEAAVQAARSCGYVGAGTVEFIVPGDDPAAYCFMEMNTRLQVEHPVTELITGLDLVEWQLRVAAGEHLPYAQSDITLTGHAIEARICAEDPARGFLPSGGTVLALREPQGHGVRTDSGLSEGVPVGSLYDPMLSKVIAYGPDRATAVRKLRAALADTVILGVPTNAGFLRRLLAHPAVVAGDLDTGLVEREADGLVPDGVPDEVYAAAAALRLDALAPRPDADGWTDPFSVPNGWRTGGGAAPLTFPLRVAGSEPADRAAPHASAVTPHGVTVELDGVTHHFHRGGHWLGRDGDTWHVQDHDPVEASLSGAARAGADTLAAPMPGTVTVVKVAVGDEVAAGQSLLVVEAMKMEHVISAPHAGTVTELDVIAGATVAMDQILAVVAPVAVPVTGEES from the coding sequence ATGACGATGTTCGACACCGTTCTTGTCGCCAACCGCGGCGAGATCGCCGTCCGGGTGATCCGGACCCTGCGCGAGCTGGGTGTGCGCTCCGTCGCCGTCTTCAGCGACGCGGACGCCGACGCCCGGCACGTACGGGAGGCGGACACAGCGGTACGGATCGGTCCCGCGCCCGCCGCGCAGAGCTACCTCAGCGTGGACGCCCTGCTGGACGCGGCCCGCCGCACCGGCGCGCAGGCCGTGCACCCGGGGTACGGATTCCTCGCCGAGAACGCGGACTTCGCGCGGGCGTGCACGGACGCGGGGCTGGTCTTCATCGGGCCGCCCGCCTCCGCGATCTCCCTCATGGGCGACAAGATCCGGGCCAAGGAGACCGTCGCGGCGGCCGGGGTGCCGGTGGTGCCCGGGTCCTCCGGCAGCGGTCTCACCGATGCCCAACTGGCCGCCGCCGCACGCGAGATCGCCATGCCGGTGCTGCTGAAGCCCTCGGCGGGCGGCGGCGGCAAGGGCATGCGGCTGGTCCGGGACGAGGCGCTGCTGGCCGAGGAGATCGCGGCGGCCCGGCGCGAGGCGCGCGCCTCGTTCGGCGACGACACCCTGCTGGTGGAGCGCTGGATCGACCGGCCGCGCCACATCGAGATCCAGGTGCTGGCCGACGCGCACGGCCAGGTGGTGCACCTGGGCGAGCGCGAGTGTTCGCTCCAGCGCCGCCACCAGAAGATCATCGAGGAGGCGCCGTCCGTCCTGCTGACCGAGGAGACCCGGGCGGCGATGGGCGAGGCGGCCGTCCAGGCGGCGCGCTCCTGCGGCTATGTCGGCGCGGGCACGGTGGAGTTCATCGTCCCGGGCGACGACCCCGCCGCGTACTGCTTCATGGAGATGAACACCCGCCTCCAGGTCGAGCACCCGGTCACCGAGCTGATCACCGGTCTCGACCTGGTCGAGTGGCAGCTGAGGGTCGCGGCGGGCGAACACCTCCCGTACGCCCAGAGCGACATCACCCTCACCGGGCACGCGATCGAGGCCCGGATCTGCGCGGAGGACCCCGCGCGCGGCTTCCTCCCCTCCGGCGGCACGGTGCTCGCGCTGCGCGAGCCGCAGGGCCACGGGGTGCGGACGGACTCCGGGCTCAGCGAGGGCGTGCCGGTCGGCAGCCTGTACGACCCGATGCTGTCGAAGGTCATCGCGTACGGCCCCGACCGCGCCACCGCCGTACGCAAGCTGCGCGCCGCCCTCGCGGACACGGTGATCCTGGGCGTCCCGACCAACGCGGGTTTCCTGCGCCGCCTGCTGGCCCACCCGGCGGTGGTGGCGGGCGATCTGGACACCGGTCTGGTGGAACGCGAGGCGGACGGGCTGGTCCCGGACGGGGTGCCGGACGAGGTGTACGCGGCGGCGGCCGCGCTGCGGCTCGACGCGCTGGCCCCCCGGCCTGACGCGGACGGCTGGACGGACCCCTTCTCCGTGCCGAACGGCTGGCGCACGGGCGGCGGGGCGGCCCCCCTGACGTTCCCGCTCCGGGTCGCGGGCAGCGAGCCGGCCGACCGCGCCGCCCCCCACGCGTCGGCCGTCACCCCGCACGGGGTCACGGTCGAACTGGACGGCGTCACGCACCACTTCCACCGCGGCGGCCACTGGCTGGGCCGCGACGGCGACACCTGGCACGTGCAGGACCACGACCCGGTGGAGGCGTCCCTGAGCGGCGCCGCCCGCGCAGGGGCCGACACGCTGGCCGCGCCGATGCCGGGCACGGTCACGGTGGTCAAGGTGGCGGTCGGGGACGAGGTCGCGGCCGGGCAGAGCCTGCTGGTCGTCGAGGCGATGAAGATGGAACACGTCATCTCAGCCCCGCACGCCGGCACCGTCACCGAACTGGACGTCATCGCCGGAGCCACGGTCGCCATGGACCAGATCCTGGCCGTGGTGGCACCCGTCGCCGTACCCGTGACCGGGGAGGAATCATGA